The Petropleomorpha daqingensis genome includes a window with the following:
- a CDS encoding SDR family NAD(P)-dependent oxidoreductase — MNRLENKTVVVTGGGRGIGRAGAVAMAAEGATVAVLDLDVAAAESVVAEIEDAGGKARAWGTDITSPEQVESTVGEVIAWGGQVDVLVHSAGIVGPAMLKDMTLESFERVVKVNLTGTFVCLKALIPHWIELGHGKFVALTSPAAKRGQVGGGNYAAAKAGVVALVKTAAVELARHNVTANALLPIAATEMSANVRENPKLEEKFLGMIPLRRWAGPEEIAPSLVFLASSDSDYMTGSVLSVDGGRTI; from the coding sequence ATGAACCGCCTGGAGAACAAGACCGTCGTCGTGACCGGCGGCGGCCGGGGCATCGGCCGCGCCGGCGCCGTCGCCATGGCGGCCGAGGGCGCCACCGTCGCCGTCCTGGACCTCGACGTGGCGGCGGCCGAGTCGGTCGTCGCCGAGATCGAGGACGCCGGCGGCAAGGCCCGCGCCTGGGGCACCGACATCACCTCGCCCGAGCAGGTGGAGTCCACCGTCGGCGAGGTGATCGCCTGGGGCGGCCAGGTCGACGTGCTGGTGCACTCGGCCGGGATCGTCGGTCCGGCGATGCTCAAGGACATGACCCTGGAGTCCTTCGAGCGCGTGGTGAAGGTGAACCTGACCGGCACCTTCGTCTGCCTCAAGGCGCTCATCCCGCACTGGATCGAGCTGGGCCACGGCAAGTTCGTGGCGCTCACCTCTCCGGCGGCCAAGCGCGGGCAGGTCGGCGGGGGCAACTACGCCGCCGCGAAGGCCGGCGTCGTCGCGCTGGTCAAGACCGCCGCCGTCGAGCTGGCCCGGCACAACGTCACCGCCAACGCGCTGCTGCCGATCGCGGCCACCGAGATGTCGGCCAACGTGCGGGAGAACCCGAAGCTGGAGGAGAAGTTCCTCGGCATGATCCCGCTGCGCCGCTGGGCCGGCCCGGAGGAGATCGCGCCGAGCCTCGTGTTCCTCGCCTCGTCCGACTCCGACTACATGACGGGCAGCGTGCTGTCCGTCGACGGCGGCCGCACGATCTGA
- a CDS encoding IclR family transcriptional regulator encodes MTSVEAGPAYPIESVRNALLLLLQLRDRPVLRVSECAAELGVARSTAHRLLTMLEHYGFVRRDPASRSYRAGDALLSIGLAAISTLDIRDRARPFLHTLRDQLGETVSLVLLEGSDARFVDAAEATRALRVGGLVGLRLPAHATSAGKALLADLPAEQLAALYPDELLPASPDGSQMTRTELEMALAEVRESGYAVAYNESDVEIGAVGVSIPVGPDHVRAALAIAAPASRLTPERVEQWARAAHDTAQRIGMR; translated from the coding sequence ATGACATCGGTGGAGGCCGGTCCGGCGTATCCGATCGAGTCGGTGCGCAACGCGCTGCTGCTCCTGCTGCAGCTGCGCGACCGGCCGGTGCTGCGGGTCTCGGAGTGCGCCGCGGAGCTCGGCGTCGCCCGGTCGACCGCGCACCGGCTGCTCACGATGCTCGAGCACTACGGCTTCGTCCGCCGCGACCCGGCCAGCCGCTCCTACCGCGCCGGTGACGCGCTGCTGTCGATCGGCCTGGCCGCCATCAGCACGCTGGACATCCGCGACCGGGCCCGCCCGTTCCTGCACACCCTGCGCGACCAGCTCGGCGAGACGGTCAGCCTGGTGCTGCTCGAGGGCAGCGACGCGCGGTTCGTCGACGCGGCGGAGGCGACGCGGGCGCTGCGCGTGGGCGGCCTGGTCGGGCTGCGGCTGCCGGCGCACGCCACCTCGGCGGGCAAGGCCCTCCTGGCCGACCTGCCGGCCGAGCAGCTGGCGGCCCTCTACCCGGACGAGCTCCTCCCGGCCTCACCGGACGGCTCGCAGATGACCCGCACCGAGCTCGAGATGGCGCTGGCCGAGGTCCGGGAGTCCGGCTACGCGGTCGCCTACAACGAGAGCGACGTGGAGATCGGCGCGGTGGGGGTGTCCATCCCCGTCGGCCCCGACCACGTGCGCGCGGCGCTCGCGATCGCCGCTCCCGCCAGCCGCCTGACCCCCGAGCGCGTCGAGCAGTGGGCTCGCGCCGCGCACGACACGGCCCAGCGCATCGGCATGCGCTGA
- a CDS encoding amidohydrolase family protein, which produces MSGPAPEATAALVARRAIDVHVHITEGGGGAGTDDTSREFQAATSKLFGSGAQTTVDSVAAYYREQDIACVVFAVDTESATGRTPVSSEEVADLAARHADVLIPFGSVDPWRDKVALRSIRRLVGEYGVRGFKFHPSTQAFYPNDMRFYPLYAAIEEAGVPAVFHTGQTGIGTGMRGGGGVRLKYSNPMFLDDVAADFPDLTIIMAHPSVPWQDEGLAVALHKPNVYIDLSGWSPKYFEPKLLQYVNRMLSDKVLFGSDFPLLTPERWMRDFAGLDIDDAVRPKVLKTNALTALKLATPGGTDS; this is translated from the coding sequence ATGAGTGGGCCGGCCCCAGAGGCGACCGCGGCGCTCGTCGCCCGCCGGGCGATCGACGTGCACGTGCACATCACCGAGGGCGGTGGCGGCGCCGGCACGGACGACACCAGCCGCGAGTTCCAGGCCGCCACGTCGAAGCTGTTCGGCAGCGGAGCGCAGACCACGGTCGACTCGGTGGCGGCCTACTACCGCGAGCAGGACATCGCCTGCGTCGTCTTCGCGGTGGACACCGAGAGCGCCACGGGCCGGACGCCGGTGTCCAGCGAGGAGGTCGCCGACCTCGCGGCACGGCACGCCGACGTGCTCATCCCGTTCGGCAGCGTCGACCCCTGGCGGGACAAGGTCGCGTTGCGGTCGATCCGCCGCCTGGTGGGGGAGTACGGCGTCCGGGGCTTCAAGTTCCACCCGTCGACGCAGGCGTTCTACCCGAACGACATGCGCTTCTACCCGCTGTACGCGGCGATCGAGGAGGCCGGCGTCCCGGCGGTCTTCCACACCGGGCAGACCGGGATCGGCACCGGGATGCGTGGCGGTGGCGGCGTCCGGCTGAAGTACTCGAACCCGATGTTCCTCGACGACGTCGCGGCCGACTTCCCCGACCTGACGATCATCATGGCCCACCCGTCGGTGCCGTGGCAGGACGAGGGGCTGGCCGTCGCCCTCCACAAGCCCAACGTCTACATCGACCTGTCCGGCTGGTCGCCGAAGTACTTCGAACCCAAGCTGCTGCAGTACGTCAACCGCATGCTCTCGGACAAGGTCCTCTTCGGCAGCGACTTCCCGCTGCTGACCCCGGAGCGCTGGATGCGCGACTTCGCCGGCCTCGACATCGACGACGCCGTGCGCCCCAAGGTCCTCAAGACCAACGCCCTGACCGCCCTCAAGCTCGCCACCCCCGGAGGAACCGACTCATGA
- a CDS encoding class I adenylate-forming enzyme family protein has product MTHSWTVAEQLRWVAARRPGATAIVDADGELTFAQFAQRVQALAGFLAPHAGSRVGLYLANRREWAEAFFACQLAGIGVVPVNDRYQDREVRHLVEDAGITLLVSDAAGHRGDVLAGLGGDVDVLLVGDRYEAALADAGPVRPYRNEESAVLYTSGTTALPKGVRLTQANQALGTFLGPAVLLGLTPADTVLISTPLGHRVGQVRLLGGLLTGGRTVLSADARPATLVEAVERHAVTVTGMVPTIARDLAFSGMPVGERLASLRVLSVTGEPMTGELRETVARMLPGTELWTFFASTETGMATALPPEEFTSRPGSSGRALPGVELAVADLETGARSSTGSGEVLVRSGPPGSYAVGAGYVGAAAASPFTDADGWFATGDIGTLDEDGWLAITGRSKDMILSGGFNIAAQEVEEVLRQHPGVRDVAVTGEPDERFGERVVAWVVRTPGDGDRLEGEELRTFTGTQMAAFKRPRVVRFVDELPRTATGKIAKWRLSAAEPGSGR; this is encoded by the coding sequence ATGACACATTCCTGGACGGTCGCCGAGCAGCTGCGCTGGGTCGCCGCGCGGCGGCCCGGTGCGACCGCGATCGTCGACGCCGACGGCGAGCTGACCTTCGCGCAGTTCGCCCAGCGGGTGCAGGCCCTGGCCGGGTTCCTCGCGCCCCACGCCGGCAGCCGGGTCGGCCTGTACCTGGCCAACCGGCGCGAGTGGGCCGAGGCCTTCTTCGCCTGCCAGCTCGCCGGGATCGGCGTGGTGCCGGTCAACGACCGCTACCAGGACCGGGAGGTCCGGCACCTGGTCGAGGACGCCGGGATCACGCTGCTGGTCTCCGACGCGGCCGGGCACCGCGGGGACGTGCTGGCCGGCCTCGGCGGGGACGTCGACGTCCTGCTGGTCGGCGACCGGTACGAGGCGGCGCTGGCCGACGCCGGCCCGGTCCGCCCGTACCGCAACGAGGAGTCCGCCGTCCTCTACACCTCCGGCACGACGGCCCTGCCCAAGGGCGTGCGGCTGACCCAGGCCAACCAGGCGCTGGGTACCTTCCTCGGTCCCGCTGTGCTGCTCGGCCTGACGCCGGCCGACACGGTGCTGATCTCCACACCGCTGGGACACCGGGTGGGCCAGGTGCGGTTGCTGGGCGGGCTGCTCACCGGTGGCCGCACGGTGCTGTCCGCCGACGCCCGCCCGGCCACCCTGGTCGAGGCGGTCGAGCGCCACGCGGTGACCGTCACCGGGATGGTGCCCACCATCGCCAGGGACCTGGCGTTCTCCGGCATGCCGGTGGGCGAGCGGTTGGCCAGCCTGCGGGTGCTCAGCGTCACGGGGGAGCCGATGACGGGGGAGCTGCGGGAGACCGTGGCCCGCATGCTGCCGGGCACGGAGCTGTGGACGTTCTTCGCCTCCACCGAGACCGGCATGGCCACCGCGCTGCCGCCGGAGGAGTTCACCTCCCGGCCGGGGTCCTCGGGCCGTGCGCTCCCCGGCGTCGAGCTGGCGGTGGCCGACCTGGAGACCGGCGCCCGCTCGTCCACCGGCTCCGGCGAGGTGCTGGTGCGGTCGGGTCCGCCCGGGTCGTACGCGGTGGGGGCCGGGTACGTCGGCGCCGCCGCGGCGTCCCCGTTCACCGACGCCGACGGCTGGTTCGCCACCGGCGACATCGGCACCCTCGACGAGGACGGCTGGCTGGCGATCACCGGCCGCAGCAAGGACATGATCCTGTCCGGCGGGTTCAACATCGCCGCCCAGGAGGTCGAGGAGGTCCTCCGCCAGCACCCGGGCGTCCGCGACGTCGCGGTCACCGGGGAACCCGACGAGCGCTTCGGCGAGCGGGTGGTCGCCTGGGTGGTCCGGACGCCGGGGGACGGCGACCGGCTCGAGGGCGAGGAGCTGCGGACGTTCACCGGGACGCAGATGGCCGCGTTCAAGCGCCCGCGCGTGGTGCGGTTCGTCGACGAGCTGCCCCGCACGGCGACGGGCAAGA
- a CDS encoding NAD-dependent succinate-semialdehyde dehydrogenase, producing MDDYPALAMHVDGEWLGTEGRRTHSVVNPATGQVLAELPLADAADLDRALDAAARGFTTWRHTPAEDRARVLKTAAALLRERAEHVATVATTEQGKTIHETRIEVHMAAGALEWAGEEARRLYGRVLVRPTGMRSIVVKEPVGPVAAFAPWNFPIGNPGRKLSAALGAGCSVVLKPPEEAPASALEVLRALLDAGLPPGVAQVVFGVPDEVSRHLLASPVIRKMSFTGSTAVGKHLMKLCADGMKRTTLELGGHAPVVVFDDVDVDKVLDAVVPAKFRNAGQVCVSPTRFYVQRGIYDEFVEGFTRRAAQLPVGNGLDEANRMGPMANPRRVEAMGRFIEDAESHGAKRTTGGDRLAADGFFWEPTVLADVPLSARVMNEEPFGPLALMAPFDTFDDAVQNANRLPYALAAYAYTDSAKRAMLIGDALEAGMVGINTERLGAADAPFGGVKESGHGAEDGPEGVEACLVTKAIHQS from the coding sequence ATGGACGACTACCCCGCACTGGCCATGCACGTGGACGGCGAGTGGCTCGGCACCGAGGGCCGCCGCACGCACTCCGTGGTCAACCCGGCCACCGGCCAGGTGCTCGCGGAGCTGCCGCTCGCCGACGCCGCCGACCTGGACCGCGCCCTGGACGCCGCCGCGCGCGGGTTCACGACCTGGCGGCACACCCCCGCCGAGGACCGGGCGCGGGTCCTGAAGACGGCGGCGGCGCTGCTGCGCGAGCGGGCCGAGCACGTGGCCACCGTGGCGACCACCGAGCAGGGCAAGACGATCCACGAGACGCGGATCGAGGTGCACATGGCCGCCGGCGCCCTGGAGTGGGCCGGCGAGGAGGCCCGCCGGCTCTACGGGCGGGTGCTGGTGCGCCCGACCGGCATGCGCAGCATCGTGGTCAAGGAGCCGGTGGGGCCGGTGGCGGCGTTCGCGCCGTGGAACTTCCCGATCGGCAACCCGGGCCGCAAGCTGTCCGCCGCGCTCGGCGCCGGCTGCTCGGTGGTGCTCAAGCCGCCGGAGGAGGCGCCCGCGTCCGCCCTGGAGGTGCTCCGGGCGCTGCTGGACGCCGGGCTGCCGCCGGGCGTCGCGCAGGTCGTCTTCGGCGTCCCGGACGAGGTCAGCCGGCACCTGCTCGCGTCCCCGGTGATCCGGAAGATGTCGTTCACCGGGTCCACCGCCGTCGGCAAGCACCTGATGAAGCTGTGCGCTGACGGGATGAAGCGGACCACCCTGGAGCTGGGCGGGCACGCGCCGGTCGTCGTGTTCGACGACGTCGACGTGGACAAGGTCCTGGACGCCGTCGTCCCCGCGAAGTTCCGCAACGCCGGGCAGGTGTGCGTCTCGCCGACCCGCTTCTACGTCCAGCGGGGCATCTACGACGAGTTCGTCGAGGGCTTCACCCGGCGCGCGGCGCAGCTGCCGGTCGGCAACGGCCTGGACGAGGCCAACCGGATGGGCCCGATGGCCAATCCGCGCCGGGTCGAGGCGATGGGCCGGTTCATCGAGGACGCGGAGTCGCACGGCGCCAAGCGGACCACCGGCGGCGATCGCCTGGCGGCCGACGGGTTCTTCTGGGAGCCGACGGTGCTGGCCGACGTGCCGCTGAGTGCGCGGGTGATGAACGAGGAGCCGTTCGGCCCGCTGGCCCTCATGGCGCCGTTCGACACCTTCGACGACGCCGTCCAGAACGCCAACCGGCTCCCCTACGCCCTGGCCGCGTACGCCTACACCGACTCGGCCAAGCGCGCGATGCTGATCGGCGACGCCCTCGAGGCGGGCATGGTCGGCATCAACACCGAGCGGCTGGGTGCGGCCGACGCACCGTTCGGCGGGGTGAAGGAGAGCGGGCACGGCGCCGAGGACGGTCCCGAGGGCGTCGAGGCCTGCCTGGTCACCAAGGCCATCCACCAGTCCTGA